Proteins encoded by one window of Kwoniella shivajii chromosome 8, complete sequence:
- a CDS encoding protein arg11, mitochondrial, with translation MLRRCSNIPRSALNLSKPAVRAFTKPSLPVSASASQLSSKDNVLFELDVKKVGNEIRKRGLSGALSGQREGGMDRDTIIRLLYSLGSRHEVERYLRIFTQSSKDAAAGGVLPEAKFAVLKIGGAILTNELDDLALSLSFLNRLGLFPVVLHGAGPQLNDILEAEGIVPDYEDGIRITDPKTLYRPTSLPSRKS, from the exons ATGCTCAGAAGGTGCTCCAATATCCCTCGTTCGGCCCTCAACCTATCCAAACCTGCCGTCAGAGCGTTCACAAAACCCTCTCTTCCtgtatcagcttcagcttctcaacTGTCTTCCAAAGACAACGTCCTCTTCGAATTAGATGTCAAAAAGGTAGGAAATGAGATCAGAAAGAGAGGTTTGAGCGGTGCTCTCAGTGGTCAAAGGGAAGGTGGTATGGACAGA GACACTATCATTCGATTACTGTACTCTCTCGGATCACGGCACGAGGTTGAGAGATACCTTCGTATCTTTACCCAGTCATCAAAAGACGCTGCCGCAGGTGGTGTTCTTCCGGAAGCTAAATTCGCTGTTCTCAA AATCGGTGGTGCTATCCTCACCAACGAGCTTGATGAccttgctctttctctttctttcttgaaccGACTCGGTTTATTCCCTGTAGTTCTCCACGGTGCTGGTCCTCAACT TAACGATATACTTGAAGCAGAAGGTATCGTTCCTGATTACGAGGATGGTATTCGTATCACAG ATCCTAAAACTCTCTATCGCCCGA CGAGTCTTCCTTCAAGAAAATCTTAA